A stretch of Ranitomeya variabilis isolate aRanVar5 chromosome 3, aRanVar5.hap1, whole genome shotgun sequence DNA encodes these proteins:
- the LOC143817567 gene encoding uncharacterized protein LOC143817567: MWPEASQRAPAEEDDDDDDIDIENLIEEVREREPLWNMADRRHADTGVTRRLWDEVCRNLFPRRESLHPQQQSKLVGKIRKRWRSLRDRFKREFNDEMKAPSGSAGRKRSKYKYGQALSFLRRTMLSRVTFSSHRAPASSSAPSGAIPPESATEGHVGRPHTSVPSSDPSSDPSVPSTSSVPSSGALLQASLLASDAEQIAFPLPHPSDPATSTPPLGSWRQRQRGQEKSYAPEFLHLNASFQGAFKILGEQVTAGFNMVQSRISETSRETSSRLDRLHSAVSPDPANIFFNSMLRTMEKLSFEQQMRVMNTCHNALLQAVNESTHTPRHTSTPIPHHTPHYQTQPQYPHQHHYQTQPQSPHQHHYQTQSHYPTQSQYPTQSPQQSRPPDQITSPMFSLPSFSLPPTPTPPPSGQPLGLPPPSTAPQTSRVSPPIDVVQPSCPSSSHISTQQFQDL; this comes from the exons gcttcacagcgtgctcccgcagaagaggatgatgatgatgacgacattgatatcgagaatctcatcgaggaggttcgcgagcgggagccgctgtggaacatggctgaccgcaggcatgctgataccggtgtcacccgtcggctctgggacgaagtgtgtcgcaacctgtttccaaggcgggagagccttcatcctcagcagcagagcaaactag ttggaaagattaggaagcggtggcggtcactgagggatcgctttaagagggaattcaatgatgagatgaaggccccgagtggctctgcaggaaggaagaggagcaaatataaatatggccaggccctctccttcctgaggcgaaccatgctaagcagagt caccttctccagccaccgggcgcctgcatcttcctctgcgccctctggagcgatccctcctgagtccgccactgagggccacgtcggtaggccccacacctctgtcccctcctctgacccctcctctgacccctctgtcccctccacttcatccgtcccaagcagtggagcattattgcaggcttcattgctcgcatctgatgctgaacagatagcgtttcctttaccccacccctctgatcctgccacctcgacaccaccattaggttcgtggcggcagcgacagaggggtcaggaaaagagctatgctcctgagttcttgcacctgaatgcatccttccaaggcgctttcaaaattttgggagagcaagtgactgctggtttcaacatggtgcagtcacgcatcagtgaaacaagccgtgaaaccagcagtcgcttggataggctgcattcagctgtaagtcccgatccggccaatattttttttaactccatGCTCAGGACCATGGAGAAActatcttttgagcaacagatgcgggtaatgaatacctgccataatgctctactgcaggccgttaacgagtctacccacacacctcgccacacctccactccaattccacaccataccccccattaccaaacccagccccaatacccacaccagcaccattaccaaacccagccccaatccccacaccagcaccattaccaaacccagtcccactaccctacccagtcacaatacccaacccagtccccacaacaatcccggcccccagaccaaattacttccccaatgttttctttacccagcttttctcttccccctaccccaacaccacccccctctggtcagcctcttggtttaccccccccttccactgcaccccaaacaagtagggtttccccacctatcgacgtggtccaaccttcctgcccctcctcctctcatatctccacccaacagttTCAAGATTTGTAA